A window of the Isosphaera pallida ATCC 43644 genome harbors these coding sequences:
- a CDS encoding exosortase/archaeosortase family protein yields the protein MTSSTWPDPPPDPAGAVRSTFPWGIWSLGALASLPWLAALVQHLWNRPFSEHFPLVFVGIGLLAWRNLGWTRLEMPGRAVRWLGGFVLALSWLGLALSCWLSATRFALWLACLSTGLMALGAALRVGGLRAAKALGPSLCMAALIVPPPFGLDTRLLLFLQGIAARGSGFLLDQFQMIHRVSGNVIETPGRRLMVEQACSGIESLMTVLPAVLFFGSWLRRPAWHLTALTALAVAFDLIANILRIVACALAYAWFDVDLFSGASHTVLGIVLFIFTLGLTASGDQVLLQLGVVMKRLRPASTPRYVQNAPALFHQPQRLVRGGRVVRFPSRSRPCLLCLESSPCCNRRSEAL from the coding sequence ATGACCTCTTCCACGTGGCCCGACCCGCCGCCCGACCCCGCCGGCGCGGTCCGCTCGACCTTCCCCTGGGGGATCTGGAGCCTGGGGGCGCTGGCTTCGCTGCCGTGGTTGGCCGCCTTGGTTCAACACTTGTGGAATCGTCCGTTTTCGGAGCATTTCCCCTTAGTGTTCGTGGGGATTGGCCTGTTGGCTTGGCGTAACCTGGGATGGACGCGGTTGGAGATGCCGGGTCGAGCGGTTCGTTGGCTAGGGGGATTCGTGCTGGCTCTCTCCTGGCTGGGTCTGGCGTTGTCCTGCTGGTTGTCGGCCACCCGGTTCGCGCTTTGGCTAGCCTGTTTGTCCACCGGACTGATGGCTTTGGGGGCGGCGCTACGGGTAGGTGGACTGCGCGCGGCCAAGGCGCTGGGACCCAGCCTGTGCATGGCCGCCTTGATCGTGCCGCCGCCGTTTGGTCTGGACACCCGCCTGCTTCTGTTCCTTCAAGGAATCGCCGCCAGGGGCAGCGGCTTCCTGCTGGACCAGTTCCAGATGATTCACCGGGTTTCGGGCAACGTCATTGAAACCCCCGGGCGTCGTCTCATGGTCGAACAAGCTTGCTCGGGCATCGAATCGTTGATGACCGTGTTGCCTGCGGTGCTGTTTTTCGGCTCCTGGCTGAGGCGGCCCGCCTGGCACCTGACCGCCCTGACCGCCCTGGCGGTCGCCTTCGACCTGATTGCCAACATCCTGCGCATCGTGGCCTGCGCGTTAGCCTACGCTTGGTTCGACGTGGATTTGTTCAGCGGCGCGTCGCACACTGTCTTGGGCATCGTCCTGTTCATCTTCACGCTGGGGCTCACTGCCAGCGGCGACCAGGTGTTGCTCCAGCTTGGCGTGGTGATGAAGCGACTGAGACCAGCCTCGACTCCTCGCTACGTGCAAAATGCTCCCGCGCTGTTTCATCAACCCCAACGGTTGGTCCGTGGTGGTCGCGTCGTCCGGTTTCCCTCCCGGTCGCGGCCCTGTTTGCTGTGCTTGGAGTCGTCGCCGTGTTGCAACCGTCGGTCCGAGGCTCTCTAG
- the xrtU gene encoding exosortase U, which translates to MLQPSVRGSLDASAPWWKPALGELLKTAYHPPDSLDSGRWRRVNPEEASQVAVRSAESSSDSGEIQRPDLVRRESTHHLGEWSRVFTYHNGRFAATVSIDFPFQGWHDLGVCYTSSGWRIERQDLQGIPEKIIGQGADPSVGSEPEMPAIPRMRVMLNKLGISRGVLIFGLADDNGSWLEPPRSARGLAQLFAQRASLPRSWYQVQVMVASGTPFNDADIAEIEALFLAIATDLETQIFAPHRAGAPVSNPPAASVAARQPR; encoded by the coding sequence GTGTTGCAACCGTCGGTCCGAGGCTCTCTAGACGCCTCGGCCCCCTGGTGGAAACCCGCCCTAGGCGAACTCCTCAAAACCGCCTATCACCCCCCCGACAGCCTCGACTCGGGCCGCTGGCGCAGAGTCAATCCCGAAGAGGCGTCACAAGTCGCTGTCCGCTCGGCCGAATCGTCCAGCGACTCTGGAGAGATCCAGCGGCCCGACCTAGTTCGTCGGGAAAGCACCCACCACCTGGGCGAATGGTCTCGTGTCTTTACCTATCACAATGGACGGTTCGCCGCGACCGTCTCCATCGATTTTCCCTTCCAGGGCTGGCACGATCTGGGCGTCTGCTACACCAGTAGCGGATGGCGGATCGAACGTCAGGATCTTCAAGGAATCCCAGAGAAGATCATAGGGCAAGGCGCGGATCCCAGCGTGGGTTCCGAACCGGAGATGCCAGCGATTCCCCGAATGCGGGTCATGCTCAACAAGCTGGGGATCTCTCGGGGAGTGCTGATCTTTGGTCTGGCCGACGACAACGGCTCCTGGCTGGAACCACCCCGCTCCGCACGGGGATTGGCCCAACTGTTCGCGCAACGGGCCAGCCTACCGCGTTCGTGGTATCAGGTGCAGGTCATGGTGGCCAGCGGCACCCCCTTCAACGACGCCGATATCGCCGAGATCGAAGCCTTGTTCCTGGCCATCGCCACTGACCTGGAAACTCAGATATTCGCCCCCCATCGTGCTGGTGCGCCGGTTTCAAATCCCCCCGCTGCCAGCGTGGCCGCTCGTCAACCTCGATGA
- the aroF gene encoding 3-deoxy-7-phosphoheptulonate synthase — MIVVMKPEATQDQIDHMIAHVRELGLSPQVLHGTQRVVIAAIGEERPGMVETLEPGEGVEKVLPILAPYKRASRELKPERTVVKAGRLEMGGVAIGVIAGPCSVESESQIVGLAIKLAKLGATGLRGGAFKPRTSPYSFQGHKEDGLKMLAAARDASGLAIVTEVMAPDQVPMVAEYADVLQIGARNMQNYNLLQAVGDSGKPAMLKRGMSATMDEFLLAAEYILDRGNPHVMLCERGIRTFEDHTRFTLPLASVPFLKEKSHLPVVVDPSHGTGKARLVPPMALAAIAAGADGLMVEVHDDPERAVSDGSQTITPALFADLMANARRIAQAVDRTL, encoded by the coding sequence GTGATCGTGGTGATGAAGCCGGAGGCGACGCAGGATCAGATCGATCATATGATCGCCCACGTTCGTGAGTTGGGATTGTCGCCCCAGGTGCTTCACGGGACGCAGCGGGTGGTCATCGCTGCCATTGGTGAAGAGCGGCCCGGCATGGTCGAGACCCTGGAGCCGGGCGAGGGAGTCGAGAAGGTCTTGCCGATCCTGGCTCCCTACAAACGGGCCTCGCGGGAACTCAAGCCAGAGCGCACCGTGGTCAAGGCGGGGCGTCTGGAGATGGGCGGCGTGGCGATCGGTGTGATTGCTGGGCCGTGCTCGGTCGAGAGCGAGTCGCAGATCGTCGGGCTGGCGATCAAGCTCGCTAAGCTCGGGGCCACGGGCTTGCGCGGCGGCGCGTTTAAGCCCCGCACCAGTCCCTACAGCTTCCAAGGTCACAAAGAGGACGGTCTCAAAATGTTGGCCGCCGCCCGCGACGCCTCGGGACTGGCGATCGTCACCGAAGTCATGGCCCCGGATCAGGTGCCGATGGTCGCTGAGTACGCCGACGTGTTGCAAATTGGCGCACGCAACATGCAGAACTACAACTTGTTGCAGGCCGTGGGCGATTCGGGCAAGCCCGCTATGCTCAAACGTGGCATGAGCGCCACAATGGATGAATTTCTGCTGGCCGCCGAATATATTTTAGATCGCGGTAATCCGCATGTGATGCTCTGCGAACGAGGGATCCGCACCTTTGAGGACCACACCCGGTTTACCCTGCCCTTGGCGAGCGTGCCGTTCCTCAAGGAGAAAAGCCATTTGCCGGTGGTGGTCGATCCCTCGCACGGCACCGGCAAGGCCCGCTTGGTGCCCCCCATGGCGCTGGCGGCGATCGCCGCGGGTGCCGACGGTTTGATGGTCGAGGTTCACGACGACCCCGAACGCGCTGTTTCCGACGGCTCCCAAACCATCACTCCCGCTTTGTTCGCCGACCTGATGGCCAACGCCCGCCGGATCGCCCAAGCGGTCGACCGAACCCTCTGA
- a CDS encoding glycosyl hydrolase family 28-related protein has product MATALALVWSGGSSWAAEPPGAVIAPDINHRFPKVEAVIDVTQPPYNAKGDGRTDDTAAIQRALDAMMGQHRILWFPQGIYLISATLTWSNRDSQGRNAYGFNWIQGQNPAKTILRLKQGTFTQPDRPQAMMWCGGFGSADWFHNYVQDLTFEVGPDNPGAIGLQFYTNNTGAARRLMIRSTDGQGRIGLDLAHRDMNGPLLVRDVRIEGFEVGIQTGATVNSQTFEAIDFIGQTRCGLLNQGQHVAIRRARFEGSATPVRVESPTVLLECHAAFVQGRQPRGGRPSPVSRESAVIEATTKALFVRDLESRGWRHPVALVTAEAPWGRPRLERGELAATKATRPFAEGSAASLRLPIEETPDVPWDDPETWAIVDRFGADPTGQRDSSQAIQKAIDSGASTVFLPGFYALDQPVVIRGKTRRFLGCGAWIDYNGRSQPDLIIADGDPQAPVVVVEHFAPINGGMRIETNRCVVLRGVESRRIELVRTNGLFLEDVCTDDLRLGAKDRVWARQLNIENEGTHLTNAGGTLWVLGYKTERGGTLLETTDGGQSEIFGTFSYTTTVGKLAPMFVTRDADVFAFLGEVCYNGDPFETLIRETRRGQVREVKRGQGQTLPYRSASIVSSRKD; this is encoded by the coding sequence TTGGCGACAGCGTTGGCGTTGGTTTGGAGCGGTGGTTCATCGTGGGCGGCCGAGCCGCCAGGCGCGGTGATCGCTCCGGACATCAACCATCGTTTCCCCAAGGTCGAGGCGGTCATCGACGTCACGCAACCCCCCTACAACGCTAAAGGGGACGGCCGAACTGACGACACCGCCGCGATCCAACGCGCCCTCGACGCGATGATGGGGCAACATCGCATTTTATGGTTTCCCCAAGGTATATACCTAATCTCAGCGACCTTGACTTGGTCCAACCGCGACTCCCAGGGCCGCAACGCCTATGGCTTCAACTGGATTCAAGGCCAAAACCCCGCGAAAACCATCCTCCGACTCAAGCAGGGAACCTTCACCCAACCTGACCGACCTCAGGCGATGATGTGGTGCGGCGGGTTCGGCTCGGCTGACTGGTTTCATAACTATGTTCAGGATCTCACCTTCGAGGTTGGCCCCGACAATCCCGGCGCGATTGGCCTCCAGTTCTACACCAACAACACCGGCGCGGCGCGGCGGTTGATGATCCGCTCGACCGACGGCCAGGGTAGGATTGGTTTAGACCTAGCGCATCGGGACATGAACGGCCCCTTGCTGGTCCGCGACGTGCGGATCGAGGGCTTCGAGGTGGGGATTCAGACCGGGGCCACGGTCAATAGTCAGACCTTCGAGGCAATCGACTTCATCGGCCAGACCCGTTGCGGTTTGCTCAACCAGGGTCAGCATGTGGCGATCCGTCGAGCGCGGTTCGAGGGATCGGCAACGCCGGTTCGAGTCGAATCGCCCACGGTATTGCTGGAATGCCACGCGGCGTTTGTCCAAGGGCGACAACCTCGGGGCGGCCGACCATCCCCGGTGTCGCGGGAGTCGGCGGTGATCGAGGCAACCACCAAGGCGTTGTTCGTGAGGGACCTCGAGTCGCGGGGTTGGCGTCATCCCGTCGCGCTGGTCACGGCTGAGGCACCGTGGGGCCGGCCGCGACTCGAACGCGGCGAGTTGGCCGCTACCAAGGCGACTCGTCCCTTCGCCGAAGGTTCGGCCGCGTCGTTGCGATTGCCGATTGAGGAGACCCCCGACGTGCCCTGGGACGATCCCGAAACCTGGGCGATCGTCGATCGGTTCGGGGCCGATCCCACCGGCCAACGCGACTCCTCCCAGGCGATTCAAAAAGCGATCGACTCCGGTGCCTCGACCGTCTTTCTGCCCGGATTTTACGCCCTCGACCAGCCGGTGGTGATTCGCGGCAAGACCCGGCGGTTTCTCGGGTGCGGCGCGTGGATTGACTATAACGGACGATCGCAGCCTGACCTGATCATCGCAGATGGCGATCCCCAGGCTCCCGTCGTAGTGGTGGAGCATTTCGCGCCGATCAACGGCGGGATGCGCATCGAGACGAATCGTTGCGTGGTACTGCGCGGGGTAGAAAGCCGTCGGATCGAGCTCGTTCGTACCAATGGGCTTTTCCTTGAGGATGTCTGCACCGACGACCTGCGCTTAGGTGCCAAGGATCGGGTCTGGGCGCGGCAACTCAACATCGAGAACGAGGGGACCCACCTGACCAACGCGGGGGGAACCTTGTGGGTGCTGGGCTACAAGACCGAGCGGGGTGGGACCCTTCTTGAGACCACCGACGGCGGGCAAAGCGAGATCTTCGGCACCTTCAGCTACACCACCACCGTTGGCAAACTCGCGCCGATGTTCGTCACTCGGGACGCCGATGTGTTCGCGTTTCTCGGCGAGGTCTGCTACAATGGTGACCCCTTCGAGACTCTGATCCGCGAAACCCGCCGAGGCCAGGTTCGGGAGGTGAAACGTGGACAAGGACAGACGCTGCCTTATCGCTCGGCCTCGATTGTCTCTTCTCGAAAGGATTGA
- a CDS encoding alpha/beta fold hydrolase: protein MRINPSRRDLWNLSPFEARGFEERVVELSDGSRVTVARMGQGRPLVMVAGLSGGWEWLAPLADRLARRRGLEVWVTSLRGDDSQAQGWLGGSSRRSMSDYAGDLATVLNRLGLERPTIFGVSFGGAVVLEYAVTWPERLRGLILQGTEARFTQPLGARLARGILERYPLPQDNPFVNQFLRLLFGKAVEAGPLWEFVVERCWSVEQAELVNRLAALEAFDVSDRLDRIDAPTLVLAGARDVIVPPSRQKLLAQAIDGADFAVIPDAGHIGFLTHPGPIAHRVADCLNDPVRFV, encoded by the coding sequence ATGAGGATCAACCCGTCCCGCCGGGATCTCTGGAATCTTTCGCCGTTTGAGGCGCGTGGGTTTGAAGAGCGGGTGGTGGAGTTGTCCGACGGCAGCCGGGTGACGGTAGCGCGGATGGGCCAGGGGCGTCCGTTGGTGATGGTGGCCGGACTCTCGGGAGGTTGGGAGTGGCTCGCACCGTTGGCCGATCGTCTAGCGCGGCGGCGTGGGTTGGAGGTTTGGGTGACCAGTCTTCGAGGCGACGACAGCCAAGCCCAAGGCTGGTTGGGAGGATCGTCTCGGCGTTCGATGAGCGACTACGCCGGGGACCTGGCGACGGTCTTGAACCGTCTGGGATTGGAGCGGCCCACGATCTTCGGAGTTTCCTTTGGGGGCGCGGTGGTGCTGGAGTACGCCGTGACCTGGCCGGAGCGTTTGAGAGGCTTGATCCTGCAGGGGACCGAGGCTCGGTTTACTCAACCATTGGGGGCGCGGCTGGCTCGGGGGATTCTGGAGCGTTATCCGTTGCCTCAAGACAACCCGTTTGTCAACCAGTTTTTGCGTCTGTTGTTCGGCAAAGCGGTTGAGGCCGGACCATTGTGGGAGTTCGTGGTCGAGCGCTGCTGGTCGGTGGAGCAGGCAGAATTGGTCAACCGTCTGGCGGCTTTGGAGGCGTTTGACGTCAGCGACCGTCTGGACCGCATCGACGCGCCCACTCTGGTCTTGGCCGGTGCACGGGACGTGATCGTGCCGCCCTCGCGGCAAAAGCTGTTGGCCCAGGCGATCGACGGAGCCGACTTCGCCGTCATCCCCGACGCGGGCCACATCGGGTTCCTGACCCACCCCGGCCCGATCGCCCACCGGGTCGCCGACTGTCTCAACGACCCGGTACGGTTCGTTTGA
- a CDS encoding sigma-54-dependent Fis family transcriptional regulator, translating into MRCGIAAATAGVTVYALVVLYVVATEADIGLRCVFGVEVGQPIDPRFPWRSETPDGPDRPEVGARIEVIEAPGMGSARIGHYGDLVRAQRSMREWRDRGVSEVRVGWSRPESPGELIWSWATLRSRPPDSWLRSLTWLGLVLGILVLGARVAWKRPDDDASRLFFAICVITVGAYSAGYHWSEIVGYAPLIYLFAFFAVFVPVASLHFYLIFPSPLPWYTRHQRWALGVLYGVPLTYVTLLWSHMIVLGAVQQPWEWVGSIWPEAVLKEWAVFLIERIRLLALGYVGLAGVVYAACVALLIARARWAADPREARQIKWILWASLMSVPLVTILLVRAVWDTTSLNRDPTAWLMFAVSLLYMIAYAMSITRSKLMQVDEIINRSVAYMAASVAVGVLYSTFLVVGGLMIGEAMANQTSRLAVLAGFTAIVALILTGAARDWFHRLIDRRFRPERYQLDQALDRISAAVGTMIDRPALARRLLEAAGDVLRIDWGALYLAEDPDMPVSGSTGSGLVGPKPSPLTLAASLGPSPETALLRPDHPLVQRLGRDPSQRLTIPRAFAHRDEATDAMIALGGEVALALPGPDSGDAPASCGALSGVLILGPKQSGLPYAEEELAFLGALASFAALALRSAATQRSLAQLDAELNRKAEEILRQRRRIEDLERWLATQTDVSSLQHALAGDMVGPHRPVSGETEAGPSPVTHSDGTSTSAGLLPFGVTERSIDSPIVGSSPAVRRMLRIASKVAQGDAAVLITGESGTGKELLAETIHNAGPRRHGPLVKVHCAALPPTLLESELFGHVKGAFTGADRDRIGRFQQAEGGTLFLDEIGDINLDVQVKLLRVLQEKAFEPVGSSRTHKVNVRIVAATHQDLRDLIRQGRFREDLYYRLNVVPIRTPPLRERLEDLPELAARFLAKHARRLGKPVLSIEPDALAAMLDYHWPGNIRELENTIERAVVLAERSSLSLADLPEEWAWSSASTRRVELATLLANPSEGNSTLPGTSRVASTSRFLTANSNPTPRVDSSTQAKSCSIAGEFPPSSSPRGWSSAMVPMEQVLRTDPRDWQRLRLEEALKRAGGNKSQAARMLGIPRSTLLSQLRKHRLA; encoded by the coding sequence ATGCGCTGCGGGATCGCGGCGGCGACGGCGGGGGTGACGGTCTACGCGCTGGTGGTGCTGTATGTGGTGGCGACCGAGGCCGATATTGGGCTGCGCTGCGTTTTTGGGGTTGAGGTCGGGCAGCCGATCGACCCGCGGTTTCCCTGGCGTTCCGAGACCCCTGACGGACCAGATCGGCCCGAGGTGGGCGCGCGGATCGAAGTGATTGAAGCGCCTGGGATGGGATCAGCGCGGATTGGGCACTACGGCGATTTGGTGCGGGCTCAGCGTTCGATGCGTGAGTGGCGTGACCGGGGAGTGTCCGAAGTAAGGGTGGGCTGGAGTCGTCCCGAGTCTCCCGGCGAATTGATTTGGAGTTGGGCGACCTTGCGCTCCCGCCCGCCCGACTCCTGGCTGCGGTCGCTTACCTGGCTGGGGTTGGTGTTGGGGATTCTGGTATTGGGGGCGCGAGTGGCTTGGAAGCGTCCCGACGACGACGCCTCGCGGTTGTTTTTTGCCATCTGCGTCATCACGGTAGGGGCCTACAGCGCGGGTTACCACTGGTCAGAGATTGTGGGGTATGCCCCGCTGATCTACCTCTTCGCCTTCTTCGCGGTGTTCGTACCGGTGGCGAGTTTGCATTTCTACCTGATCTTTCCCAGTCCCCTACCCTGGTACACACGCCACCAACGGTGGGCTCTGGGAGTGCTGTATGGAGTTCCTCTGACCTATGTGACGCTGCTATGGTCCCACATGATCGTGCTGGGGGCGGTTCAGCAGCCTTGGGAATGGGTGGGGTCGATTTGGCCCGAAGCGGTTTTGAAGGAGTGGGCGGTCTTTCTCATCGAGCGGATTCGGCTGTTGGCGCTAGGATACGTCGGTCTAGCCGGGGTGGTGTACGCCGCCTGCGTGGCGCTGCTGATCGCGCGGGCGCGTTGGGCGGCGGATCCCCGCGAGGCTCGTCAGATCAAGTGGATCCTCTGGGCCTCGCTGATGTCGGTTCCGCTGGTGACGATTCTCTTGGTCCGGGCGGTGTGGGACACCACCAGCCTCAACCGCGATCCTACCGCGTGGCTCATGTTCGCGGTTTCTCTTTTGTACATGATCGCCTACGCGATGAGCATCACGCGATCGAAGCTAATGCAAGTTGATGAGATCATCAACCGAAGCGTGGCCTATATGGCCGCAAGCGTGGCGGTGGGGGTGCTGTATTCGACCTTTCTGGTGGTCGGCGGTCTGATGATTGGCGAGGCGATGGCCAACCAGACCTCGCGGTTGGCAGTGTTGGCCGGATTCACCGCGATTGTGGCCTTGATCCTCACCGGAGCGGCACGGGATTGGTTTCATCGCCTGATTGACCGACGCTTTCGCCCCGAGCGCTATCAATTGGATCAGGCGTTGGATCGAATCAGCGCCGCAGTGGGCACCATGATCGACCGCCCTGCCTTGGCCCGCCGCTTATTGGAGGCGGCTGGCGACGTGCTTCGGATCGACTGGGGAGCGCTCTATCTGGCCGAGGATCCCGACATGCCCGTGTCAGGTTCGACGGGAAGCGGTTTGGTTGGTCCGAAGCCGTCCCCTTTGACGTTGGCGGCCAGCCTGGGACCGTCGCCTGAAACCGCCCTGTTGCGGCCCGATCATCCTCTGGTTCAACGTCTCGGTCGCGACCCGTCTCAACGCTTGACCATTCCACGCGCCTTCGCCCATCGGGACGAGGCGACCGATGCCATGATCGCGCTGGGAGGTGAGGTCGCTTTGGCCTTGCCCGGTCCCGATTCCGGCGATGCGCCGGCCTCTTGCGGGGCGCTGTCGGGGGTTCTGATTTTGGGACCCAAGCAAAGCGGTCTTCCCTACGCCGAGGAGGAACTCGCTTTTCTGGGAGCGTTGGCCTCGTTTGCTGCCCTCGCGTTGAGGTCGGCGGCCACCCAACGCAGCCTCGCCCAACTCGATGCCGAGCTCAATCGCAAAGCGGAGGAGATTCTTCGTCAGCGGCGACGCATCGAAGACCTTGAACGCTGGTTGGCCACGCAAACCGACGTATCCTCACTTCAGCATGCTCTGGCTGGTGACATGGTTGGTCCGCATCGGCCCGTTTCGGGCGAGACCGAGGCTGGTCCCTCCCCCGTCACCCACAGCGACGGGACTTCCACCTCAGCGGGGTTGCTCCCCTTCGGAGTTACCGAACGTTCCATCGACTCGCCGATTGTGGGGTCCAGCCCCGCGGTGCGCCGAATGTTGCGGATCGCCTCCAAGGTGGCCCAAGGGGACGCCGCGGTGTTGATCACCGGCGAGAGCGGCACCGGCAAGGAACTGCTGGCCGAGACGATCCACAACGCTGGTCCGCGACGCCACGGGCCGCTGGTAAAGGTCCACTGCGCTGCCTTGCCGCCCACGTTGTTGGAAAGCGAACTCTTCGGCCACGTCAAGGGTGCCTTCACCGGCGCGGACCGCGATCGGATTGGGCGTTTTCAGCAGGCCGAGGGTGGCACCCTCTTCCTCGACGAAATCGGGGACATTAACCTCGACGTTCAGGTCAAATTGCTTCGCGTCCTTCAGGAGAAGGCGTTCGAGCCGGTCGGCTCGTCGCGTACCCACAAGGTCAACGTGCGGATCGTGGCCGCGACCCACCAGGACCTCCGCGACTTGATTCGCCAGGGACGATTCCGTGAAGACCTGTATTACCGTCTCAACGTGGTGCCGATTCGAACCCCGCCGCTGCGGGAACGTTTGGAGGACCTGCCCGAACTAGCGGCGCGGTTCCTGGCCAAGCACGCCCGACGTTTGGGCAAGCCGGTCCTCTCGATCGAACCGGACGCTCTAGCCGCGATGCTCGATTACCACTGGCCCGGCAATATCCGAGAACTGGAAAACACCATCGAACGCGCGGTGGTGTTGGCGGAGCGTTCCTCGCTGAGCTTGGCCGACCTTCCCGAGGAGTGGGCCTGGTCCTCCGCCTCGACGCGCCGCGTTGAACTGGCTACCCTGTTGGCCAACCCGTCCGAAGGGAACTCGACTCTCCCCGGAACGTCACGGGTCGCCTCCACCTCCCGCTTTCTGACCGCCAACTCCAATCCGACACCACGCGTTGACTCATCCACGCAAGCTAAGTCGTGCTCCATTGCAGGCGAGTTCCCTCCATCTTCATCGCCGCGCGGCTGGTCCAGCGCGATGGTGCCGATGGAACAGGTGCTGCGAACCGATCCCCGCGACTGGCAACGTCTCCGATTAGAGGAGGCCCTCAAACGCGCTGGCGGCAACAAGAGCCAGGCGGCTCGAATGTTGGGGATTCCCCGCAGCACCCTTTTGAGTCAATTGCGGAAACATCGCCTCGCCTGA
- a CDS encoding class I SAM-dependent methyltransferase produces MTSADPFNHAPATTSWMWERRALEDPRALAELEQLAAGDPTAAASSRLQPTAAQLQRTRARLGSPELASAVWRLALARRKGRTKFADADRLWLDLVAVEQATAPAVALWKASRLVSAAGGSYGSRPTVILDLCCGVGSDALALAQMGANLVALDRDAGMIQRVTWNARVRGVDKYLRGVVGNAAHPPCRLIGGWLHVDPDRRPGQDHRRARQRRAVTIAGYQPGPDVLERLIERTQGGAVKFSPADDWPDFAARLEARGIAVEVEVVSWMRECKEATLWYGAAAEVAGARRRATALPSGRTWTDRDARRVADGMLWPSSPSRESCPRGAFLFDPDPCLERAGLLDEFARAWGLTRLEPALGCDWLMIHGDEAETMERDRLASLNGWGGLYRVESEGPADLKFWRARLREMGVGRVVVKTQRWPEPAEAVQRRLTWDATARLEGWTLFLQGGMTRRARAILAWGPMDESDHVAHPDFNSARGGTGT; encoded by the coding sequence ATGACCTCGGCCGATCCATTCAACCACGCTCCCGCCACGACCTCCTGGATGTGGGAACGTCGCGCTTTGGAGGATCCCCGCGCCCTGGCCGAACTGGAACAACTCGCCGCAGGCGACCCGACGGCCGCCGCGTCGTCGCGTCTCCAGCCGACCGCCGCCCAACTGCAACGCACCCGGGCTCGCCTTGGTTCGCCTGAATTGGCCTCGGCGGTTTGGCGGTTGGCGTTGGCTCGCCGCAAAGGGCGAACCAAGTTCGCCGACGCCGATCGCCTCTGGCTGGATCTGGTGGCCGTAGAACAGGCCACCGCCCCGGCGGTGGCCCTGTGGAAAGCCTCGCGTTTGGTCTCGGCTGCCGGGGGCTCTTACGGTTCGAGGCCAACTGTGATTCTCGACCTGTGTTGTGGCGTCGGTTCCGACGCCCTGGCTTTGGCTCAGATGGGAGCGAACCTCGTGGCGTTGGACCGGGACGCCGGGATGATCCAACGTGTGACCTGGAACGCCCGGGTTCGGGGTGTGGACAAATATCTCAGAGGGGTGGTCGGAAATGCGGCTCATCCCCCGTGTCGTCTGATTGGCGGATGGTTACATGTGGACCCTGACCGAAGACCTGGTCAAGACCACCGACGCGCTCGCCAACGGCGCGCGGTGACCATCGCGGGTTACCAACCCGGCCCGGATGTGCTAGAGCGTTTGATTGAGCGGACCCAAGGAGGAGCGGTTAAGTTCTCGCCCGCCGACGACTGGCCCGACTTCGCCGCCCGTCTCGAAGCGCGGGGAATCGCGGTCGAGGTGGAGGTGGTTTCCTGGATGCGGGAATGCAAGGAGGCCACCCTTTGGTACGGTGCCGCGGCAGAGGTCGCGGGAGCCAGGCGGCGGGCCACCGCGTTGCCCTCGGGACGGACCTGGACCGATCGCGACGCGCGGCGAGTCGCGGACGGGATGCTTTGGCCTTCGAGCCCGTCGAGGGAAAGTTGCCCACGAGGAGCGTTCCTATTCGATCCCGATCCATGTTTGGAGCGGGCCGGGCTGCTCGATGAGTTCGCCCGCGCTTGGGGATTGACCCGTCTCGAACCAGCGTTAGGATGTGATTGGTTGATGATTCATGGCGATGAGGCCGAGACGATGGAACGCGACCGGCTTGCCTCCTTGAACGGCTGGGGCGGGCTTTACCGGGTCGAAAGCGAGGGCCCGGCCGACCTCAAATTCTGGCGCGCCAGGCTGCGGGAGATGGGAGTGGGGCGGGTGGTGGTCAAAACCCAACGCTGGCCCGAGCCCGCCGAAGCGGTTCAGCGACGTTTGACGTGGGACGCCACCGCGCGTCTGGAGGGATGGACCCTGTTCCTCCAAGGGGGAATGACTCGAAGGGCGCGGGCGATCCTGGCGTGGGGACCGATGGATGAGAGCGATCACGTCGCTCATCCCGACTTCAACTCTGCTCGTGGCGGGACGGGGACTTGA